TTTTTGTCGGGGAACCTCACGCGGAGCACGCTTCCGGGGGTAATCTCCCCGGTTCCCCCGTAGTACTCGAGCTTCCAGTCCGCGGGCACTGTGAGGCTGAGCCCCTCAACGCCGTTTCTTCCCCCGAGGTCGTAGAGGCTCACGAAGATGACGGCCCACCTGGGGGTCATTATCCCGGCCCCGTCTATCCTCTGGCTCATGTCCGGAGCCGGACTCTCGAACTCGAACTCCGAGGGCGTTTCGTTGGTGATGGCGAATCGGCCGTAGAGAAGGGTGTCGTTGGCGAAAACGTATGAAAGTCCGATGAACTTCTTTCTCCCAGGAACGTCACGGTACATCTCCTTGAAGAGCTCTAAGGGATAGTTAGGACTGCGCTGCTCGAGATAGGCCCTCTCCACCGCCCTGGCGGTTGCCTTCCCACCGGTGGTCGGGCTGGCCCTCACCAGGTATCCCATCAGGGTTTCGTGATTGACTACCGGACAGGTGCGGATCCCGCCGGAGGTGTCATCGTGGACGGCGAGAGCGTAGGAGAAAACCGCTCCAATCGCCATTCCCACGAGAATCCCAACCACGAGCTCTCGGGAGATTCCTTTCATCTGTGCCACCGATGAGTTTTACGCACTGAAGGTTTAAATATGTTTGGCCTGTGCGTTCTTTGGGAGAGTAAAACCTGGAAACAACTTACCTGATAAGCATTTTTCTGTCTTAGAAAGCTTCGCTGGGAGTTTGTAGCTCTTCTCTATGTTGTAACCTGGAAATGTGGTTTCCAAACTTGAGGCTGATGTTTCAAGTGAGAACCACTTTGGGTTCCTGTTGAGGGGGTTTAACTCCAAAAGACGCCCGAAGGGCGTCAAAAGAAAGCAAACCCCTGTATTAGAGTATTCTGGAGTTGTTCTCCGTGTTAAACGCTCCAAAATGGGGAAACCACTTGGAGATGGGTACTTCAAGAAGGAGCTACAAACCTTGGTCAAACTCTGCGGGACTGGCGTCCCTCGCGTCGAGCGAGGCTCGACGTCGCGCAGGCGAACAAACTTTGCTTTGCAAAGTTTGACCAAAAGGCTCTGACTGCATGCTAGGGAGAAGGTAGTTGCATGCCTCGTTAGTGGGCATTTTATCGAGGGTTTGTATTGATTAGAGACCTATTGAAGGGGTTTTATCTAAGAACAGCGCCCGAAGGGCGCTAAGGAGAAGAAAACCCCAACCAAAACAAGCGAGTTAATGACAAACCCCTAACTAACTTGCATGTTCTGATAAGGCATGCTAGCTTTGATGAAGCTTTCCGGTAGAAACGTTTCTGGTGCGGGGGCGGGGATTTGAACCCCGGAACCCCTACGGGACGGGACCCTCAATCCCGCGCCTTTGACCAGGCTCGGCAACCCCCGCGTTGCCAAACTATAAGGCTCGGGGAGTCTTTATAAATTTTTCTATCCCCTCTCTGCCCCGGGGGAACCGAAAGATTTATAAAGCAACCTCCCGTCTATGACTTCGGGTTGAGGGCCGGTAGCTCAGCATGGTTAGAGCGCGGGACTCTTAATCCCGTGGTCGGGGGTTCGAATCCCCCCCGGCCCGCCAGACCGCGTTTCTTCTCGACGCGTTCCGTTTGAGAAGGGATGCGTTTGAGCAACGTAAGGAGTTAGGAAAATGAGTTTTGAAAGCTTAGGCTTGTCCGAGGCCACGTTAGTGGCCGTCAGGCAGAAGGGTTTTGAGACCCCAACGGACATTCAGAGGGAGGTCATACCGCGTCTTCTATCGGGCGACGTCGATATAATCGGCCAGTCCCAGACAGGGACGGGGAAAACAGCGGCATTTGCGCTCCCCATAATCGAGGCCATCGACCCGAAGGTCAAGGCGGTTCAGGCGATAATCCTCACGCCCACGAGGGAGCTTGCCCTCCAGGTGGCCGATGAAATCAAGAGCCTCCGCGGGAGGAAGAGGGTTTACGTTTACGCGGTCTACGGTGGCCAGCCGATTGGTCCGCAGATAAGGGCCCTCGAGCGGGGCACCCATGTCGTAGTTGGAACCCCCGGAAGGGTTCTCGACCACATAAGGCGCGGAACCCTCGATCTCAGCTCCGTCAGGTTCTTCATACTGGACGAAGCTGACAGAATGCTCGACATGGGCTTCATAGACGACATAGAGGCGATCTTCCGTGAGACTCCGAGGAGGAAGAGGGTGCTGATGTTCTCGGCCACGATGCCGCGGGAGATAAGAAGGCTCGCGAGGCGCTACATGGGGGACTACGAGGTCGTGAGCGTGAGCAGCGACGAGCTGGTCCCCGAAATGGTAGATCAGGAGTACGTTGAGGTCGTTCCCGCGAGGAAGTTCACCGTGCTGAAGAAGATACTCGATGGGGACTTCTACGGCATAATCTTCTGCGCCACCAAGAGGGAAACCAGGGAGCTGAGTGAGAAACTCAGGAGGCAGGGCTACAGCGCCGAGGCCTTGAACGGCGACATGAGCCAGGCAGCGCGCGAGAGAACCTTCTGGCGCTTCAAGACAAAGCGGACGAGAATTCTCGTCGCCACCGACGTCGCCGCGCGCGGCCTGGACGTTCAGGACGTGAGCCACATAGTGAACTATTCACTGCCCATGACGGCTGAGGACTACGTACACAGGATAGGGAGAACGGGCAGAATGGGCAAGCGCGGAAGGGCGGTGACCTTCATAATGCCCGGTGAGTTCAAGAGGCTGCGCTACATCGCCCAGGTCGCAGGGGTGGAGATAAGGAAGTCTGAGCTGAGCGAGGAGATACCGAAGGAGTACAGGGAGAGGTATGAGCGCGAGGAACGTCCGAGGAACTACAGAAACAACAGAAAGGGAAGGAGAAACTATTCCCGCGGCTACTCGAGACGCTACTGAAGCTCCCCGAGGTAAACGGTGACGACGAGATCGTCACCCGCTATCCCAATTTCTACCCAAACCGTGTCGCTCTTTTTTAGGTAGCCTAAGAACCCTGAATCAGATAGCATTTCACCGGTAAGCCACTCCGCATACTGTTTGTGGAATATGGGGTGGTAGTAGTCGGCCAGGTGATAGTACGTGACTCCCCACGTCCAGCCCGCCTTGTAGCCTCCGGGAAGCTTTCCGTCCGAGAGACTGGTCAGGGATTCATCGGCTTTCAGGCCAAAATCGCCGTAGAAAACGTTCATCATTGAGTAGGCCAGGTTCCTGGCGTCAGCGTCAGTCATCGTGTAGTCCTGATTGAGGAACTCATACCCCCTGATCGTTCCCAGGTTTTTCACGTTCGCCTGATTTTCGCCGGGCGTTATCTCGTAGAGCGTGGCGTTGATTATCGTACTCCCCTGTCTCTCCCAGTAGCGGTAGTAGGCGCCAAGATCCATCGGGGGGAGGTGCTGGTCAAGGGCAAAGTACCAGCCGCCTATCTTCACCAGCGCCGTTGCATGCCCGAGGTCGGTGAGGTTTATCGCCATTGCATATACCGGCGAGTGGTTCATCGCGAGAAGGAGGGCATCGGTTAGGATCGTGTAGTCGGTGCACACTCCCTTTCTCCGCATTATCGTCTCGTAGGGGGTCTGAATGGTGTTGTTCTGCCCCTCAACGACCTCCTGCCTGCCGTCGGGGTATATTATGACCTTCGCAAAGGGCTGGCTGGCCTTTTCCCAGTCGTAGCTCAGCCACTCCCCCTCCCACTCCAGAACGTTCCAGGCGCTTTGTGGCAGGTTCTCACCCTTCAGTTGCTCTGCCAGGGGTGAAACCACATCGAGCTCCTTTCCGCTCAGCATGCATTCGAGGGCATCCTTCAGGAGATAGCGCCAGAGAATTCCCGGACAGTTGAGCTCGGCGTCCTGGCTTGGCAGGGATACCGTTGTGTTCTCCCATTTCACGAGGGGATTTGTCCAGGTTGCAGGGAGTGTCGTGTACGAAGGGGAAGAAGACGTGACTTCAGAAGTTTCCCACGAATGAGGGGTCTCGCTCTCACTAGTGTAATGTAACGGAGCAATGCACCCCGATGAGAACACTATGAGCACCAGGAGGGTCGCTAAGATGGTTCTCCTCATACCTCAAAATAGAGCGTGGGTCTTATAAACTGTGCCCCCGGGGAGCGAAGGGAAATCATCGCTCGCCGAGCGCTCATTCCCCGCGGTTTCCCGGGGGCGTTACCTTTTAGTTAGCGTTGGACTTAAGCTTTTACCTCGTTACTATCGCGCTCACCCCGGCCGCCGCCAGGGTCAGCAGCTCGAAGACCTTGTAGGCTTCCTCAACGGTCTTCGCCTTGAACTCGACCGTCTTCCCGTCTATGCGATTCACGAACGGCAGCAGCTCGGCGGTGTCTGCCATATCGCTCCTCAGGAAGCGGACTTTTACGTGGACTGGCTCTCTGGTAACGAGGGGCTTTGTCTCTCCTCTCTTCAGCCGCTCGACGGCCTCTATCACGCCCTCCCGCAGCATGGTCTTTATTCTCCTCATTCTAGGGCTCTTGGCGGCGTAGCGTGAGGGAGACTCCTTGAAGGGAACGCCAACTACCCAGGGAGTGAATGTCTTAACGTCCGTTTCGAGGAGCCTTCTATCCCCTCCCACGAGGATCACGGGGATTCCCCAGCTTCCCAAAATGTAGGCGTTGAGCAGGAACTCGCTCACCTCAACCCCGTTTATCTCCAGCCTGTCTATGCTCGCCCCGCTGTAGGTGTGGTCGAAGGTGGCGTAGCTCGTGCCGGCCTTGGCGTGGTAGCCGAGGAAGAGCGCGGCGTCGCTTCCCCTGGCGAAGGCCACCATGCTGAGCGGCCTCGGAAAGCCCCTCACCAGCTCAACGTATTCGGGCATCTCTCCGGGAAGGATATTGACCATCGGACCATGGCTGTCGGCTATTATGACCTCCTCAAAGCCGAGTTCGTGGAGCGTCTCGGCGGTAACCTTCACCACCTCGGTCGCTATCCTCCGGGCCTCCCCGTAGAGGGCGCCTTTCACGAAGAGGTGCTCCCTGCTGACGATGTACGGTAGGCCCTCAAGGTCAAGGGATATGAATGCGCGCATCTGCATCACCGAGATAAAAATCGAAGCGATAAAAGATAAGTCTTGCGGAACTGGAATAACCCTCAGGAATATCGGTTCGGAAATTCGATAATTCCCGCTCATGAAAATGGTTATATAGGCCTTTTTTCATAAAACAAAGCGGTGATAGGTATGCAAATTGTCGAACTCGATATAAAATTGCCCTATGAAGGTAGGGGAAAAATTCTGGGCCGTTTGTTTGCCATGGTTAGGGGCAGGATTAGGGACATACACTTCTTCCCGCCCGACGCGGAGGGCTTCAGCGAGATAAAGATGGAGGTAGTTGAGGACGACACCAGGGGGCTTCTCTCAGAACTCAGGAAGATAATCAAAAACGGTAAGGTCAGCCTCAGGGTCCTGTCCGAGGCTTAATCCCGCCCCTTTATCCCCCTGTTCAGCTCACGGAGTTTTTTCCCTGCCTTTTCAAGCGAACCTGCCTTTTCTATTGCAGTCCCCGTCACTATTATGTCAGCCCCTGCCTTCACGGCCGCCCTCGCCTGCTCGGCCGTCCTTATGCCGCCGCCGACGATGAGGGGCACGTCTATGACGTGCTTGACGAGGGCTATCATCTCCGGAGGAACCGGCTGGGACGCCCCGCTTCCGGCCTCAAGGTAGACGAGCCTCATGCCGAGGTACTGGCCGGCCAAAGCGTAGGCCGCCGCTATCTTGGGCTTGTGCCTGGGAATCGGCTTTGCATCGCCGACCCAGCCGACGGTCTCACCGGGCTCGATTATGAGGTAGGCCATCGGTATCGGCTCCAGCCCGTAGCGCTTGACCTGGAAGGCTCCTAAGGCCTGAGCCCCGGTTATGAAGAACGGGTTGGTCGAGTTGAGAAGGCTCATGAAGAATATCGCGTCGGCGTACTTGCTTATCCCGCCGTGGGAGCCCGGGAAGAGTATCGTGGGCAGGTCGGAGGATTCCTTTATCGCCCTCACCACGCCGTCGAGAACTTCCCCTTCTGCCCCCGTGGAGCCGCCTATCATAATCGCATCGACGCCGGTTTCCTCGCTCATCTCCGCTATTTTGGCCGCTTCCTCCGGCGTAACGTCGTCCGGGTCGAGAAGAACGAAGTGGAGCTTCTCCCTTTCGAGCTTCTCGTGAATGTAGCGCTCGACCTTTCCAATTTCCAGCATCTTTCACACCCCCATAAAGCTTCTAATCTCCAAACTCTTGGTTGGCCAGGTTGATAGGAAAGTGGGCGGTGTCGCCTTTGAATCTAAAAACTGGGGGA
This Thermococcus cleftensis DNA region includes the following protein-coding sequences:
- a CDS encoding geranylgeranylglyceryl/heptaprenylglyceryl phosphate synthase codes for the protein MLEIGKVERYIHEKLEREKLHFVLLDPDDVTPEEAAKIAEMSEETGVDAIMIGGSTGAEGEVLDGVVRAIKESSDLPTILFPGSHGGISKYADAIFFMSLLNSTNPFFITGAQALGAFQVKRYGLEPIPMAYLIIEPGETVGWVGDAKPIPRHKPKIAAAYALAGQYLGMRLVYLEAGSGASQPVPPEMIALVKHVIDVPLIVGGGIRTAEQARAAVKAGADIIVTGTAIEKAGSLEKAGKKLRELNRGIKGRD
- a CDS encoding M55 family metallopeptidase, with protein sequence MRAFISLDLEGLPYIVSREHLFVKGALYGEARRIATEVVKVTAETLHELGFEEVIIADSHGPMVNILPGEMPEYVELVRGFPRPLSMVAFARGSDAALFLGYHAKAGTSYATFDHTYSGASIDRLEINGVEVSEFLLNAYILGSWGIPVILVGGDRRLLETDVKTFTPWVVGVPFKESPSRYAAKSPRMRRIKTMLREGVIEAVERLKRGETKPLVTREPVHVKVRFLRSDMADTAELLPFVNRIDGKTVEFKAKTVEEAYKVFELLTLAAAGVSAIVTR
- a CDS encoding DEAD/DEAH box helicase encodes the protein MSFESLGLSEATLVAVRQKGFETPTDIQREVIPRLLSGDVDIIGQSQTGTGKTAAFALPIIEAIDPKVKAVQAIILTPTRELALQVADEIKSLRGRKRVYVYAVYGGQPIGPQIRALERGTHVVVGTPGRVLDHIRRGTLDLSSVRFFILDEADRMLDMGFIDDIEAIFRETPRRKRVLMFSATMPREIRRLARRYMGDYEVVSVSSDELVPEMVDQEYVEVVPARKFTVLKKILDGDFYGIIFCATKRETRELSEKLRRQGYSAEALNGDMSQAARERTFWRFKTKRTRILVATDVAARGLDVQDVSHIVNYSLPMTAEDYVHRIGRTGRMGKRGRAVTFIMPGEFKRLRYIAQVAGVEIRKSELSEEIPKEYRERYEREERPRNYRNNRKGRRNYSRGYSRRY
- a CDS encoding transglutaminase-like domain-containing protein; translated protein: MRRTILATLLVLIVFSSGCIAPLHYTSESETPHSWETSEVTSSSPSYTTLPATWTNPLVKWENTTVSLPSQDAELNCPGILWRYLLKDALECMLSGKELDVVSPLAEQLKGENLPQSAWNVLEWEGEWLSYDWEKASQPFAKVIIYPDGRQEVVEGQNNTIQTPYETIMRRKGVCTDYTILTDALLLAMNHSPVYAMAINLTDLGHATALVKIGGWYFALDQHLPPMDLGAYYRYWERQGSTIINATLYEITPGENQANVKNLGTIRGYEFLNQDYTMTDADARNLAYSMMNVFYGDFGLKADESLTSLSDGKLPGGYKAGWTWGVTYYHLADYYHPIFHKQYAEWLTGEMLSDSGFLGYLKKSDTVWVEIGIAGDDLVVTVYLGELQ